Proteins from one Oscillatoria nigro-viridis PCC 7112 genomic window:
- the mutL gene encoding DNA mismatch repair endonuclease MutL: protein MPVTIQTLPTEVINLIAAGEVIDSIAAAVRELVENSLDAGATRIVVSVWPEQWRVQVADNGTGMDLENLRQAASPHSTSKITTEADLYKIDTLGFRGEALHSLAQLGCLEVLSRSNDLGLGDFSENRESAPTPAKSSFNKGGVENARSGWRVVYNNAGVAVEVETAAIAPGTVVTVDNLFGNWPVRRSFLSPAQQMRSIQLTLQQIAICHPRVNWQLRQGSTPCLHVTPGSTAEQLLPQFVRGVRSSDLQYLKLDLPASPQNQKAANLLVETQLVGATVKPNYQLPVASSQFQMPNSQRLELVIGLPDRCHRRRPDWVKVGVNRRVVRSPELEQTILSAFARTCPRDRYPVCFVHLHISPSEIDWNRHPAKVEIYLHDPSFWQAQVSTAITRALHLNDEVLPPAPIPDRVGKLLKASEQKSAYTVGISARQNEEGCEQEKANQIGLMELRAIAQVHNTYIVAEHSSGMWLVEQHIAHERVLYEQLCAAWQLKYLEKPVILSQLSPLQIENLSRLGLEVESFGEQLWAAREVPELLADRDDCADALFELSKVADLQAAQVATACRTAMKNGTPLSLSKMQNLLDEWQQTRNPRTCPHGRPIYFALEESTLARIFRRSWVIGKSHGI, encoded by the coding sequence ATGCCAGTTACTATTCAAACCTTACCCACAGAAGTTATCAATTTAATTGCCGCCGGCGAAGTGATCGACTCGATCGCCGCTGCGGTACGAGAATTAGTTGAAAATTCTCTGGATGCTGGCGCAACTCGCATCGTTGTTTCTGTCTGGCCGGAACAGTGGCGGGTGCAAGTTGCAGATAATGGTACGGGAATGGATCTGGAAAATTTGCGCCAGGCGGCTTCGCCTCACAGTACGAGCAAAATTACCACTGAAGCTGACCTTTACAAAATTGATACTTTGGGATTTCGCGGGGAAGCTTTGCACAGTTTAGCTCAGTTGGGCTGTTTGGAGGTTTTGAGCCGATCGAATGATTTGGGATTGGGGGATTTTTCGGAAAATCGAGAGTCGGCGCCAACCCCCGCCAAATCATCCTTTAACAAGGGGGGAGTTGAAAATGCTCGATCGGGCTGGCGGGTGGTTTACAATAACGCGGGCGTTGCTGTGGAGGTGGAAACAGCGGCGATCGCTCCCGGTACGGTGGTGACTGTTGATAATTTATTTGGCAATTGGCCTGTGCGCCGCAGTTTTTTGTCGCCCGCACAGCAAATGCGATCGATCCAATTAACCCTTCAGCAAATTGCTATTTGTCACCCGCGCGTTAATTGGCAGTTGCGTCAAGGAAGTACGCCTTGTTTGCACGTAACTCCTGGTAGCACAGCGGAACAACTTTTACCTCAATTCGTGCGCGGTGTGCGATCGAGCGATTTGCAGTATTTAAAGTTAGATTTGCCTGCGAGTCCTCAAAATCAGAAAGCAGCCAATTTATTGGTAGAAACTCAACTTGTGGGCGCTACAGTTAAGCCTAATTACCAATTACCCGTTGCCAGTTCCCAATTCCAAATGCCCAATTCCCAGCGTTTGGAGTTAGTAATTGGTTTGCCCGATCGCTGTCACCGCAGGCGGCCGGATTGGGTGAAGGTGGGGGTAAATCGGCGAGTTGTGCGATCGCCCGAATTAGAGCAAACTATTCTCAGCGCCTTTGCCCGCACTTGTCCGCGCGATCGCTATCCCGTGTGTTTTGTCCACCTGCACATCTCCCCCTCAGAAATCGACTGGAACCGCCACCCGGCTAAAGTAGAAATTTATCTGCACGATCCGAGTTTTTGGCAAGCACAAGTTAGCACGGCAATTACTCGCGCTTTGCATTTGAACGATGAAGTTTTGCCGCCTGCCCCAATTCCCGATCGAGTGGGAAAATTGCTGAAGGCATCAGAACAAAAAAGTGCTTACACTGTCGGGATTTCGGCTAGGCAGAATGAGGAAGGCTGCGAACAGGAAAAAGCTAATCAAATAGGATTGATGGAATTGAGGGCGATCGCTCAAGTTCACAATACTTACATTGTTGCCGAACATTCCAGCGGAATGTGGTTGGTGGAACAACACATCGCTCACGAGCGCGTTTTATACGAGCAATTGTGCGCGGCTTGGCAGCTAAAATATCTGGAAAAACCAGTAATTCTCAGTCAATTATCTCCACTGCAAATTGAGAATTTATCCCGCTTGGGTTTGGAAGTAGAAAGTTTTGGCGAACAGCTATGGGCTGCCCGCGAAGTTCCTGAATTGTTAGCCGATCGAGATGACTGTGCGGATGCGCTTTTTGAACTCAGTAAAGTCGCAGATTTGCAAGCGGCTCAAGTTGCGACTGCTTGCCGCACTGCTATGAAAAACGGTACTCCTTTGAGTCTTTCCAAAATGCAAAATTTGTTGGATGAATGGCAGCAAACTCGCAATCCGCGCACTTGTCCTCACGGCCGCCCTATCTATTTTGCTTTGGAAGAATCGACTTTGGCTCGGATTTTTCGCCGCAGTTGGGTGATTGGTAAAAGTCACGGGATTTGA
- a CDS encoding SirB1 family protein, with the protein MDFPIARQLFYREINQPDGSIDLAKAALYMALEEYPNLEPEEYLNSLDSIADEVRSRLPAQNYPLRIIQTINAYLYGELQFAGNDVDYYDPRNSFLNQVIDRRTGIPISLSLVYLEVAKRIDFPMVGIGMPGHFLIRPDFEDAGIFVDAFNGGEILFPEDCQARLSQIYGQPMELQPTFLAPASRRHLLGRMLGNLKAIYLQQGDAVRVLLAIERILLLFPDALGERRDRGILYYQVGRLVEARHDLELYLRNAPNAPDAARIRQLVDRLDRDL; encoded by the coding sequence ATGGATTTTCCGATCGCCCGACAACTATTTTATCGAGAAATAAATCAGCCAGATGGCTCGATAGACCTGGCGAAAGCTGCCCTCTATATGGCCTTGGAAGAATACCCAAATTTAGAGCCAGAGGAGTATCTAAATTCTCTCGACTCGATCGCAGATGAAGTGCGCTCACGCCTGCCGGCACAGAATTATCCGCTGCGGATTATTCAAACTATTAACGCCTATTTATACGGGGAGTTGCAGTTTGCGGGCAATGATGTTGATTATTACGACCCCCGCAATAGCTTTTTGAATCAAGTGATCGATCGGCGTACTGGTATTCCGATATCTTTATCTTTGGTTTATTTGGAAGTTGCTAAGCGCATTGATTTTCCGATGGTGGGAATTGGGATGCCGGGACATTTTTTAATTAGACCGGATTTTGAAGATGCTGGTATTTTTGTTGATGCGTTTAACGGCGGCGAGATATTGTTTCCTGAAGATTGTCAAGCCAGACTTTCTCAAATTTACGGTCAACCTATGGAGTTGCAGCCGACTTTTCTCGCCCCGGCAAGTCGCCGGCATTTGTTGGGGCGAATGCTGGGAAATCTCAAGGCGATTTACTTGCAACAGGGAGATGCTGTGAGGGTACTCTTGGCGATCGAACGGATTTTGCTGCTGTTTCCTGATGCGCTGGGTGAACGGCGCGATCGCGGAATTCTCTACTATCAAGTTGGCCGCTTAGTGGAAGCGCGCCACGACTTGGAACTATACCTGAGAAATGCTCCGAATGCTCCTGATGCTGCTAGAATTCGCCAATTGGTCGATCGGCTCGATCGAGATCTTTGA
- a CDS encoding alpha/beta hydrolase, with protein sequence MNFQFQQGYLNGMQPLSAHLTKRMSKSLSLGLALLLGTSAVFLSSGKAFALDNVTVKYGAVDVTLPMSDLQSFAQTGQASSQLQSVLSIAKQTPESAREILTREVALDSQLVARLASTYFGEIVFKQLGEVAYTPATRLQSAPALRDALVAASKDGKISLIEVMQNYNPPALEVDGNQAMAIYERVIKDVQDLQALYQNSPALQNTAGQAVNSARQMICQPSSSGSAK encoded by the coding sequence ATGAACTTTCAGTTTCAACAAGGTTATCTCAACGGAATGCAACCGCTGTCAGCCCATTTAACCAAAAGAATGTCAAAGTCTTTATCATTAGGTTTGGCGCTTTTGCTGGGAACAAGTGCAGTATTCCTCAGCAGCGGCAAAGCCTTTGCATTAGACAATGTTACCGTAAAATACGGTGCTGTTGACGTAACATTACCGATGAGCGACTTGCAAAGCTTTGCACAAACAGGCCAAGCATCATCTCAACTGCAAAGCGTTCTGAGTATTGCGAAACAAACTCCCGAATCTGCGCGCGAAATATTAACGCGAGAAGTGGCTTTAGATTCCCAATTAGTAGCGCGGCTGGCAAGCACTTATTTTGGGGAAATTGTTTTCAAACAATTGGGGGAAGTTGCTTATACACCGGCAACTAGGCTTCAAAGCGCGCCGGCACTGCGAGATGCTTTAGTCGCAGCTTCCAAAGATGGCAAAATATCACTGATAGAAGTGATGCAAAATTACAATCCTCCGGCTTTAGAAGTTGACGGAAATCAAGCTATGGCTATCTACGAGCGAGTGATTAAAGACGTGCAAGATTTGCAAGCTTTGTATCAGAATTCCCCGGCTTTGCAAAATACCGCCGGTCAAGCGGTGAATTCTGCCAGACAAATGATTTGTCAGCCCAGTTCATCAGGAAGTGCGAAGTAA
- a CDS encoding SRPBCC family protein — protein sequence MSIRQVFEQSIEISAAATLVEQCIVDRTLMHKWLNPLLRCDPQGEWDTAVGSRSLFIIKIPVLQPTLESVVLERQPGLIVWGFDGFFKGCDRWECQPQIQGTLLINRFEFQIPNPLIRFGFNRFAAPWTQKDMKDQLRRLKRVAEQLSQKMGKG from the coding sequence ATGTCAATTCGTCAAGTTTTCGAGCAATCCATTGAAATTAGCGCTGCTGCTACTCTGGTGGAGCAGTGTATAGTCGATCGCACTTTAATGCACAAGTGGCTCAATCCCCTGCTGCGCTGCGATCCCCAGGGCGAATGGGATACTGCCGTAGGAAGTCGCAGCTTATTTATCATAAAAATTCCGGTTTTGCAACCCACTTTAGAGAGTGTTGTGTTGGAGCGACAACCCGGTTTAATTGTTTGGGGGTTTGACGGATTTTTCAAAGGATGCGATCGTTGGGAATGCCAGCCCCAAATCCAAGGAACTCTCTTGATTAACCGCTTTGAATTTCAAATTCCCAATCCTTTAATTAGATTTGGTTTCAATCGCTTTGCAGCCCCTTGGACGCAGAAAGATATGAAAGACCAACTCCGCCGACTCAAGCGGGTAGCCGAGCAATTATCTCAAAAAATGGGTAAGGGGTAA
- a CDS encoding RNA-guided endonuclease InsQ/TnpB family protein, whose protein sequence is MQLVARHVIKPNHRFYREADRLSWLCKNLYNSANYIYRQNFFASQQTKALAVDRALKTSPDYKALPAKLAQSTIGLVLKAWTSYYLAVRNYHENPTKFKAAPQIPDCKGSRERKRQDRRFVVVFNCQAVSKRALKKGYARPSGTNIWLPSKVTSILEIRIVPKVAGYVVEVLYEKLEQPLQVNQRVAAIDLGLNNLATLTYNVPGLVPTIYDGRAVKSTNQYCNQVSSALKSLLPAQQKNSKKIAKLWHKRNCKVDYYFQRTSCTIIKELVDHQMGLLVIGWNHDFKDGINTGKIRNQNFACIPHCRFLQMLQYKGKLAGIQVVLVEESYTSKCSALDLEPIQQHSDYIGSRVKRGLFKTKTGRFINADVNGYLNIGKKAVGDGFIPNSIEGFVVNPVRLKVYKH, encoded by the coding sequence ATGCAGCTAGTCGCAAGGCACGTCATTAAACCAAATCATAGGTTTTATCGAGAAGCCGATCGACTGTCTTGGCTGTGCAAAAACCTTTACAACAGCGCTAACTACATCTACCGTCAAAACTTTTTCGCCAGCCAACAAACAAAAGCTCTGGCTGTCGATCGCGCACTCAAAACAAGTCCTGATTACAAAGCACTGCCCGCAAAATTAGCGCAAAGCACGATCGGCTTAGTCCTCAAAGCATGGACTAGCTATTATCTAGCGGTGCGAAACTATCATGAAAACCCAACTAAATTTAAAGCAGCACCGCAAATCCCTGATTGTAAAGGTTCCAGAGAGCGAAAAAGACAGGACAGGCGCTTTGTAGTTGTATTTAATTGTCAAGCTGTCAGCAAAAGAGCCTTAAAAAAAGGATATGCTCGCCCCTCTGGGACTAATATTTGGTTGCCCTCAAAAGTCACCTCGATTCTGGAAATCCGGATTGTTCCCAAAGTAGCTGGTTATGTTGTCGAGGTGCTCTATGAAAAGTTAGAACAGCCTTTACAAGTTAATCAGAGAGTAGCTGCCATAGATTTAGGATTAAACAATCTGGCAACATTAACCTACAATGTTCCTGGGTTAGTACCGACAATCTACGACGGACGGGCTGTTAAGTCAACAAACCAATACTGCAATCAAGTTTCATCGGCATTGAAATCATTGCTGCCCGCACAGCAAAAAAACAGTAAAAAAATCGCCAAATTGTGGCACAAGCGTAACTGTAAAGTCGATTATTACTTCCAGAGGACGAGTTGTACAATTATTAAAGAACTCGTCGATCATCAAATGGGATTGCTGGTTATAGGCTGGAACCATGATTTTAAAGATGGGATTAATACTGGTAAGATTAGAAATCAAAATTTTGCCTGTATTCCCCATTGCCGGTTTCTGCAAATGTTGCAGTATAAAGGAAAACTTGCGGGAATTCAAGTTGTGTTAGTTGAGGAGAGTTACACCTCCAAATGTTCAGCTTTGGATTTGGAACCAATTCAACAACATTCCGACTACATTGGCAGTAGGGTAAAAAGAGGATTGTTCAAAACCAAAACAGGACGATTCATAAATGCCGATGTAAACGGTTATTTGAATATTGGCAAAAAAGCAGTCGGAGATGGGTTTATCCCTAATTCGATAGAGGGTTTTGTAGTTAACCCAGTACGGTTAAAAGTGTACAAACATTAA
- a CDS encoding mechanosensitive ion channel, with the protein MNETWQEITQPISGPIAALSDRILAQAQPGNPLTDAERGINNFIQGSNIENLLWAVGILLIGLIVSALVSSVVGGLLKKTTLDNRLAAWITGRPEGAGSPQVEKWISAAVFWIIFVFFLIAFFNRLNLTAVSQPLNTFLNQITGFLPKLAGALIWLGIAWVLATVAKMAVSRAMRAFSVDERLNQEVGAAPAERPLLLSDTVANALYWFIFLLFLPLILDSLEMQQALLPVNNLLNQILAAIPKILEAVLIGFVGWLLAVVVRRIVTNLLAAAGADGLGARFGISRTSGGQSLSWIVGTIVYVLILIPTAIAALNALDIQAISQPAVAMLNDILGAVPKIFTAALILAVAYILGRWIGDLVTNILTGIGFNNVFSWLGVQPPKQPLRLPQSSIDPEATILQEPELPTRTPSEFVGIVVQVGIMLFAVVAATDVLQIPALTAIVSGIVLVAGRVLAGLVVFAIGLYLANLAFSLIASSGTRQARLLGQTARIAIIAFVSALALQQMGIGSDIVNLAFGLLLGAIAVGIALAFGLGGREIAADQIREWLASFKQDKTPRL; encoded by the coding sequence ATGAATGAAACTTGGCAAGAAATAACTCAACCGATATCGGGCCCCATAGCGGCTTTGTCCGATCGCATTTTGGCCCAGGCCCAGCCCGGGAATCCGCTGACAGATGCCGAACGCGGAATTAACAATTTCATTCAGGGCTCAAACATTGAAAATCTCCTCTGGGCTGTCGGTATCCTGCTAATTGGCTTGATAGTATCAGCCCTCGTCTCATCTGTAGTCGGGGGATTGCTCAAGAAGACTACCCTCGACAACCGGCTGGCTGCTTGGATTACCGGCCGCCCGGAAGGAGCAGGATCTCCGCAAGTGGAAAAATGGATTTCCGCAGCGGTGTTCTGGATCATTTTTGTCTTTTTCCTCATTGCCTTTTTCAACCGGCTGAATCTAACGGCTGTCTCGCAACCCCTCAATACTTTTCTGAATCAAATTACCGGTTTCTTGCCGAAGTTAGCCGGCGCGCTAATTTGGTTGGGGATTGCTTGGGTATTGGCAACTGTAGCCAAAATGGCCGTATCGCGGGCGATGCGGGCTTTTAGCGTGGACGAGCGCTTGAATCAGGAGGTGGGCGCTGCGCCCGCTGAGCGCCCTTTGCTGCTGAGCGATACTGTGGCGAATGCGCTGTACTGGTTCATTTTTCTGCTGTTTTTGCCCCTAATTCTCGACTCGCTGGAAATGCAGCAGGCTCTGCTTCCAGTTAATAATTTGCTCAACCAAATTTTGGCGGCAATTCCGAAAATTCTGGAAGCTGTGCTGATTGGGTTTGTGGGCTGGCTGCTGGCTGTGGTGGTGCGGCGGATTGTCACAAATCTGTTGGCCGCTGCTGGGGCGGACGGTTTGGGCGCTCGGTTTGGAATTTCGCGGACTTCGGGCGGACAATCGCTGTCGTGGATTGTCGGGACGATCGTCTATGTTTTGATTTTGATTCCAACGGCGATCGCAGCTCTGAACGCTTTGGACATTCAAGCGATTTCGCAGCCTGCAGTCGCGATGCTCAACGACATTTTGGGCGCGGTTCCCAAAATCTTCACGGCAGCGCTGATTCTGGCGGTTGCTTACATTTTGGGCCGCTGGATCGGCGATTTGGTGACTAATATCCTGACGGGAATTGGCTTTAACAATGTCTTTTCTTGGTTGGGAGTGCAGCCACCGAAACAGCCGCTGAGGCTACCGCAAAGTTCGATCGATCCGGAGGCAACGATTCTTCAGGAACCCGAACTTCCGACCCGCACGCCTTCTGAGTTTGTCGGCATTGTGGTGCAGGTGGGCATCATGCTGTTTGCAGTGGTGGCGGCTACCGACGTGCTGCAAATTCCAGCGCTGACGGCGATTGTTAGCGGTATTGTGCTGGTTGCAGGCCGGGTGCTGGCCGGTTTGGTGGTATTTGCGATCGGCTTGTATTTGGCGAATCTGGCCTTTAGTTTGATTGCCAGTTCTGGAACTCGTCAAGCGCGGCTTTTGGGCCAAACGGCTCGGATCGCGATTATTGCCTTTGTTTCGGCCTTGGCGCTGCAACAGATGGGCATTGGCAGCGATATTGTGAATTTGGCTTTCGGGCTGCTGCTTGGGGCGATCGCAGTTGGTATTGCTCTAGCTTTTGGTTTGGGCGGGCGCGAGATTGCGGCCGACCAAATTCGCGAATGGTTAGCGTCGTTTAAACAAGATAAGACGCCCCGTTTGTAA